A section of the Pochonia chlamydosporia 170 chromosome 2, whole genome shotgun sequence genome encodes:
- a CDS encoding isocitrate dehydrogenase subunit 2, mitochondrial precursor (similar to Aspergillus terreus NIH2624 XP_001210553.1): MLAIRAISRPAVSRQCLRAAPRASWAVARCYSTGGDRVAKYEGTKDAQGNYLVSLIEGDGIGPEIAVSVKDIFAAAKTPIAWESCDVTPILKDGKTAIPDAAIENIKKNKIALKGPLATPVGKGHVSLNLTLRRTFNLFANLRPCRSVAGFKTPYDNVDTVLIRENTEGEYSGIEHVVVDGVVQSIKLITREASERVLRFAFQHAQSIGRTKVRVVHKATIMKMSDGLFLNVGKEVAKDFPGIEFDAELLDNTCLKMVTDPLPYNDKVLVMPNLYGDILSDMCAGLIGGLGLTPSGNIGDECSIFEAVHGSAPDIAGKGLANPTALLLSSIMMLRHMGLTEYAARIEKAIFDTLAEGKALTGDLGGKAKTHEYAAAIIEKL, translated from the exons ATGCTGGCCATCCGAGCTATCTCTCGCCCTGCCGTTTCCAGGCAATGCCTGCGCGCCGCTCCCCGCGCTTCCTGGGCTGTTGCT CGTTGCTACTCGACTGGTGGTGACCGTGTTGCCAAGTATGAGGGAACTAAGGATGCTCAA GGCAACTACCTGGTCAGCTTGATCGAGGGTGACGGTATTGGGCCCGAGATTGCCGTCTCCGTCAAGGATatctttgccgccgccaag ACCCCCATTGCCTGGGAATCTTGCGACGTCACTCCCATCctcaaggacggcaagacTGCTATCCCCGATGCTGCCATTGAGAAcatcaagaagaacaagattgCCCTGAAGGGCCCTCTGGCT ACCCCCGTTGGCAAGGGCCACGTCTCTCTTAACCTCACCCTCCGCCGAACCTTCAACCTCTTCGCCAACTTGCGACCCTGCCGCTCCGTCGCCGGTTTCAAGACTCCCTACGACAATGTCGACACCGTCCTGATCCGAGAGAACACCGAGGGTGAATACTCTGGCATTGAGCACGTTGTTGTCGACGGTGTCGTCCAGAGCATCAAGCTCATTACCCGCGAGGCTTCCGAGCGTGTCCTGCGATTCGCTTTCCAGCACGCCCAGTCTATCGGCCGCACCAAGGTCCGCGTCGTCCACAAGGCCACCATCATGAAGATGTCTGACGGTCTCTTCCTCAACGTCGGCAAGGAGGTCGCCAAGGACTTCCCTGGCATTGAGTTCGACGCCGAGCTTCTCGACAACACCTGCCTCAAGATGGTCACCGACCCTCTACCCTACAACGACAAGGTCCTTGTCATGCCCAACTTGTACGGTGACATTTTGTCCGACATGTGCGCTGGTCTGATCGGTGGTTTGGGTCTTACTCCTTCTGGCAACATTGGTGACGAGTGCTCCATCTTCGAGGCTGTCCACGGTTCCGCTCCTGACATCGCTGGTAAGGGCCTGGCCAACCCTACAGCCCTGTTGCTCAGCTCCATCATGATGTTGCGTCACATGGGTCTCACCGAGTACGCTGCTCGCATCGAGAAGGCCATTTTCGACACTCTTGCCGAGGGTAAGGCCCTGACTGGCGACTTGGGtggcaaggccaagactCACGAGTACGCCGCCGCCATTATTGAGAAGCTGTAA
- a CDS encoding exocyst complex component Sec5 (similar to Neosartorya fischeri NRRL 181 XP_001264485.1), with protein sequence MADYDRKVLEFYQLPNPYPVEWPAEKDAGEESADEQESKKGRRKSRYEALESAFGGRRSIFGESGQGSLSSLVQKDEVDPLGTSDSVVRSLEQLGLPVQDDARLRNRFLLSSTTFSPALFLSQMHSTADTRTLLQGLDVLSQSIDQKSASLKVLVESNFERFVKAKATIDNVYKEMKYRGIDPVQQRQSGRHSRHTSRTSFGRSSAGGAQIGLNNPLALPMSDSRKKNALVKESEYGVMGIKAPLLDVSAKAEDVWGPALGGREKEKHLRNVSTNLNEFKDYVELSATVADSVKRKDYETLVESYNRARKFADEAKQLSRELNGQSPSDKQLYKLVLAGRMWNDVDQQIQTFKKDMWKKLVSLHTSRAEGTGGRPQDQHMELISLLLELGVEDNPIWVWLLSKYDHLKSKMQASADRSKIEIEVLRRRLANSEKPEPHILASYLRTLGRQPIDGKISSTDSTDVMELWDKMLAFLTSLISSQGILGELVEFWQTAQGFIDGKTQRTLPLGYNGESREHHQLSTQAVSDLEKGMVELVDILRDHVHAFFVDAPPEDISLLFSPLPLSPNSPASAGGIGGSLTPTALRDPRFNFDSNNPPPPSPKRGESWEKLAFWPPWSNSISGVEYLSKMLALVGSGASEMASFSPVSSGDGRVVEQLKALVGTSRERCVTALCAAWNRDAENIKYVEDWQRPADLGDVTRMPTTFAAFEGALLSGMQKILYIPEAMEKPGAENIVLPPPTKLLQMVRSQYVTTLYKALSGMVENAERSLKKNEDEWTNSQDISLAHVPTSVTCKSTLDAGDRNIRMLLTLSNLQALRSQVVPNLNSQFENAFSVKLTDESKTIRDVLGQIDARLFQSYTKQSIEKLHAIISPGLALTDWAPQPNTRPTSAKPYVYEALLALVLVHSQVSTTAPSLTPQVLSFLLEQTSLQLLDAFRKRPRYSLEALMQATLDVEFVAQTLSQYTTDRASELQSQIYQELDGRTDNDARARLQSELPEMRSVLKKLREASKNEFACFKKQKRSAPKVDPAASS encoded by the exons ATGGCCGACTACGATCGAAAAGTACTCGAATTCTACCAGCTTCCCAACCCGTATCCTGTAGAATGGCCTGCAGAAAAGGACGCTGGTGAGGAGTCCGCCGACGAGCAGGAATCCAAGAAGGGTCGACGGAAGTCTCGCTATGAAGCTCTCGAATCGGCATTTGGTGGGCGAAGGAGCATATTTGGAGAAAGTGGACAAGGCTCTCTGAGCAGCCTGGTCCAAAAGGACGAAGTTGATCCCTTGGGTACCTCGGACAGTGTTGTCCGATCGTTGGAGCAGCTGGGCTTGCCTGTGCAAGATGATGCGCGACTGC GAAATCGATTCTTGTTGTCTTCAACAACCTTCTCCCCTGCCCTGTTTCTTTCACAAATGCACTCAACTGCAGACACGAGGACATTACTCCAAGGCCTCGATGTTCTGTCGCAATCCATTGATCAGAAATCAGCATCACTCAAGGTTCTTGTTGAAAGCAACTTTGAGCGCTTCGTCAAAGCCAAGGCTACCATTGACAATGTCTACAAGGAAATGAAGTATCGTGGTATCGACCCCGTCCAGCAGCGACAATCCGGCCGCCATTCGCGCCATACTAGTCGTACGAGCTTTGGCCGTAGCAGCGCCGGTGGCGCTCAAATCGGTCTCAACAATCCGCTTGCTCTGCCTATGTCTGACAGCCGCAAGAAGAACGCTCTAGTCAAAGAAAGCGAATACGGAGTCATGGGTATCAAGGCCCCATTGTTAGACGTGTCAGCCAAGGCTGAAGATGTTTGGGGCCCAGCGCTGGGCGGTCGCGAAAAGGAGAAACATTTACGAAACGTGTCGACCAATTTGAACGAGTTTAAGGATTATGTTGAGTTGAGTGCCACTGTTGCAGACAGCGTCAAACGCAAGGATTACGAGACACTCGTCGAGAGCTATAACCGAGCCAGGAAATTTGCAGACGAGGCCAAGCAACTCTCAAGAGAACTCAACGGACAATCGCCAAGTGACAAGCAGCTGTACAAACTGGTCCTTGCTGGCCGCATGTGGAACGATGTCGATCAACAAATACAGACGTTCAAGAAGGATATGTGGAAGAAGCTAGTTTCGCTGCACACGTCAAGAGCAGAAGGCACGGGTGGTAGACCACAGGACCAGCATATGGAGCTGATTTCATTGTtacttgaacttggcgtcGAGGATAACCCCATCTGGGTGTGGCTCCTGAGCAAGTATGATCACTTGAAGAGCAAAATGCAAGCCTCGGCAGATCGGTCCAAGATTGAAATTGAAGTGCTGCGGCGCAGACTCGCTAACAGCGAGAAGCCAGAGCCTCACATCTTGGCATCATACCTCCGAACCCTGGGGCGTCAACCTATCGACGGCAAAATTTCATCCACGGACTCTACAGACGTCATGGAATTATGGGACAAAATGCTTGCTTTCTTGACGAGCCTCATTTCCTCGCAGGGTATACTGGGAGAATTGGTCGAGTTTTGGCAAACCGCTCAAGGATTTATTGACGGCAAAACACAGCGTACTCTACCCTTGGGATACAATGGCGAATCTAGAGAACATCATCAGCTATCGACACAAGCTGTGAGCGACCTGGAAAAGGGCATGGTCGAATTGGTTGACATCCTGCGGGACCATGTCCACGCCTTCTTCGTTGATGCACCTCCCGAAGACATCTCGCTGCTATTCTCACCTCTCCCACTTTCTCCAAATTCGCCAGCTTCAGCAGGCGGCATCGGAGGCTCACTCACGCCCACAGCGCTTCGCGACCCCAGATTCAACTTTGACTCCAACAACCCACCGCCTCCGTCTCCGAAAAGGGGCGAGTCATGGGAGAAGCTTGCTTTCTGGCCGCCGTGGTCCAATTCCATCAGCGGCGTAGAATACCTGTCAAAAATGCTTGCGCTTGTCGGATCCGGAGCCTCTGaaatggccagcttcagCCCTGTCTCCTCTGGTGACGGCCGCGTCGTCGAACAGCTCAAAGCTCTTGTGGGCACATCCCGAGAGCGATGCGTCACTGCCCTCTGTGCCGCCTGGAATCGGGATGCCGAGAACATAAAATACGTCGAGGATTGGCAGCGGCCAGCTGACTTGGGCGATGTCACACGGATGCCCACCACCTTCGCTGCGTTTGAAGGCGCACTTCTGTCAGGCATGCAGAAGATTCTCTACATTCCTGAAGCGATGGAGAAGCCTGGCGCGGAAAATATCGTCCTCCCGCCGCCTACGAAACTGCTGCAAATGGTTCGCAGTCAATACGTCACCACGCTGTATAAGGCGCTGAGTGGGATGGTTGAAAATGCAGAACGTTCCCTCAAGAAGAATGAGGACGAATGGACAAACTCTCAGGATATTTCATTAGCACACGTCCCCACCTCCGTCACCTGCAAGAGCACACTCGACGCTGGCGATCGA AACATCCGCATGCTCCTCACCCTGAGCAACCTCCAAGCCCTCCGTTCCCAAGTCGTCCCCAACCTCAACTCCCAATTCGAGAACGCCTTCTCCGTCAAACTCACCGACGAATCCAAAACCATCCGCGACGTCCTCGGCCAAATTGACGCCCGCCTCTTCCAATCCTACACCAAGCAATCCATCGAGAAGCTCCACGCCATCATATCCCCTGGCCTCGCTCTCACCGACTGGGCCCCCCAGCCAAATACCCGTCCCACCAGCGCAAAGCCCTACGTCTACGAAGCTCTCCTCGCTCTGGTCCTCGTTCATTCCCAGGTATCAACCACCGCACCCTCACTCACGCCTCAGGTTCTGTCGTTCTTGCTTGAACAAACATCCCTCCAGCTGCTTGATGCGTTCCGCAAACGACCGCGGTACTCCCTCGAGGCGCTCATGCAAGCTACTCTAGACGTGGAATTCGTCGCCCAAACTCTAAGTCAGTATACCACTGATAGGGCGTCGGAGCTACAGAGCCAGATATACCAGGAATTAGACGGACGTACAGACAACGACGCTCGTGCTAGGTTGCAGAGCGAGTTGCCAGAGATGAGGAGCGTTCTCAAGAAGTTACGGGAGGCGAGTAAGAATGAATTTGCGTGTTTtaaaaagcaaaagagatCGGCCCCCAAGGTTGATCCAGCCGCATCTAGTTAG
- a CDS encoding Zn(2)Cys(6) transcription factor protein (similar to Togninia minima UCRPA7 XP_007917549.1), giving the protein MGRRPNPLILEYFERGPKLNDNSNRYPHTCKQCGENFPKGRIDSLTTHITKRCPAISDSERMRACLELHGITQARTAAERHQQVQAAQAAAQANGQQVSPGSLPQGWSALETLAEASRQVDLNENSRGTKTAAAQAQANGAQQNGERFELQEQYTLDNPPASYETARAQANGKKGSAAFQTPPPTATELSPEERLQALLPASEASPDAANISVAVAAAARLNPSFLDPQLVNGDATPTSPSVADSSAAITESTPVTTVDTAATQPWGEMTYLTAASPPILPENPPLAPLPLNRGGVRMDTSAGVLNGRSRHFRSKFTPARRQEVKEVRKLGACIRCRILRKICSKGTPCDTCRKVLSPRVWMTGCVRSRLHEQLDLYSAGVQVVLSQNRINLLKEQLKLVNNGAVVEVSHFAETDKNIVLSAAAAILEPLQEQGVTPEGQEAIHQVIMIDQDKDDVPGKVESYMRDVLDLFIEREPSRFMCITLETAKQQLAEKDDELLKKALELWGLVESIDRERQWSIIEKPSADSEHGRPIKEAENESDADIYTMMCMQLNAAAERKANSTSKALLNLMDRQLADSKTKVGFNIYLTSLIFLNCVEKSTWAFKAWEQDHLRPGWPLERDPSVFTQQGGNLAGLIKMLLGIRKALPQTCRDTDGKLATQDQDPIIVKYFQSLDMEYDTIEARQRGSQFSPADSRSLELMFCSHLLLPNATG; this is encoded by the exons ATGGGACGCAGGCCGAACCCTCTGATACTCGAATACTTCGAGCGTGGCCCCAAGCTGAACGACAACAGCAATCGATACCCCCATACGTGCAAGCAATGCGGAGAGAACTTCCCCAAGGGCCGTATCGACAGTTTGACGACGCATATTACCAAAAGATGTCCCGCCATCTCTGACTCGGAACGTATGCGAGCCTGCCTTGAACTTCATGGCATCACACAGGCGAGAACGGCGGCCGAACGACATCAACAAGTGCAGGCGGCTCAGGCAGCAGCTCAGGCAAATGGCCAGCAAGTTTCCCCTGGCTCTCTGCCCCAAGGTTGGAGTGCCCTCGAGACGCTGGCAGAGGCGTCTCGCCAGGTTGACCTGAACGAGAACAGCCGTGGAACCAAAACTGCAGCGGCCCAGGCACAAGCAAATGGCGCCCAGCAGAACGGGGAGCGATTCGAGCTACAAGAGCAGTATACTCTCGACAACCCCCCCGCCAGCTATGAGACAGCCCGAGCGCAGGCAAATGGGAAGAAAG GTTCAGCCGCTTTCCAAACACCTCCACCGACCGCAACAGAACTATCCCCCGAAGAAAGACTACAGGCTCTCCTACCAGCCAGCGAAGCATCCCCCGATGCGGCTAATATTTCCGTCGCCGTTGCCGCTGCGGCCCGCCTAAACCCGTCGTTCCTCGATCCTCAGCTCGTCAATGGCGATGCCACACCCACATCTCCATCTGTTGCGGATAGCTCCGCGGCAATAACCGAAAGTACGCCCGTCACGACTGTAGATACCGCTGCCACACAGCCTTGGGGAGAAATGACCTACTTGACAGCCGCCTCACCCCCCATTCTCCCTGAGAATCCTCCTCTGGCTCCTCTTCCCTTGAACCGTGGTGGTGTTCGGATGGATACAAGCGCGGGTGTGCTCAATGGTCGATCCCGACATTTCAGATCCAAGTTCACCCCTGCCAGGCGCCAAGAAGTTAAAGAGGTTCGCAAATTGGGAGCCTGCATTCGATGCCGTATTCTTCGCAAGATCTGCAGCAAAGGCACGCCCTGCGACACGTGCCGCAAGGTTCTCTCGCCGCGTGTTTGGATGACTGGATGCGTTCGCTCAAGGCTACACGAGCAGCTGGACCTATACTCTGCCGGAGTGCAAGTCGTCTTGTCCCAAAATCGCATCAACCTGCTTAAAGAGCAACTGAAGCTCGTAAACAATGGTGCCGTTGTTGAAGTGTCCCATTTCGCAGAAACCGACAAGAACATAGTTCTatctgccgccgctgccatACTTGAACCtctccaagaacaaggtgtCACTCctgaaggccaagaagcaatCCACCAAGTCATCATGATTGACCAAGATAAAGATGACGTCCCCGGCAAAGTGGAAAGCTACATGCGGGATGTGCTCGACCTCTTTATTGAACGCGAACCATCTAGATTCATGTGCATTACCCTCGAAACAGCCAAACAACAACTCGCCGAGAAAGACGACGAACTTCTCAAAAAGGCACTCGAACTATGGGGCCTCGTCGAAAGCATCGACCGAGAACGCCAATGGAGTATTATTGAAAAGCCCAGCGCCGACTCTGAGCACGGCCGTCCAATCAAAGAGGCAGAAAATGAAAGCGACGCCGACATCTACACCATGATGTGCATGCAGCTCAATGCCGCAGCGGAGCGAAAAGCAAACAGCACGTCCAAAGCGCTCCTCAACCTCATGGACAGACAACTCGCCGACAGCAAGACCAAAGTTGGCTTCAACATCTATCTCACATCCCTCATCTTTCTCAACTGCGTCGAAAAATCAACATGGGCATTCAAAGCATGGGAACAGGACCACCTCCGTCCAGGCTGGCCACTCGAGCGCGACCCCAGCGTCTTCACCCAACAGGGCGGCAATCTAGCAGGCCTGATTAAAATGCTGCTCGGTATACGAAAGGCACTACCACAAACATGTCGAGACACAGATGGAAAACTAGCAACACAGGACCAAGATCCCATCATTGTAAAGTACTTCCAAagcttggacatggaat ATGACACGATTGAAGCCCGTCAGCGGGGCTCGCAATTCTCCCCTGCGGACTCGCGATCCCTAGAATTAATGTTTTGCTCgcaccttcttcttccgAATGCGACTGGCTGA
- a CDS encoding oxidoreductase, short-chain dehydrogenase/reductase family (similar to Aspergillus niger CBS 513.88 XP_001393386.2), translating to MSKKTIFITGCSADSLGASIAIELAKQQHFVYVTARNLSKIPTSLASLANVAVLKLDISSPDSIAEAVKTVKEVNERNGLTGIDVLINSAARAYTMPIQDMDIDEARRLFDTNVWGTLRLIQHLSPMIIPKKGRIVNISSVGAVVNTPWQSTYSASKAALTRYSEILRHELAPFGVSVVTVMLGTVATQFKTNEPIPDIQPTSRYFPILDTITNWANGSAGPQGGPVHDVVESLLPYIIEDGRGGLAWIGHYSTIIRVLSHWGPAWILDKMVTQDQGLVELKAVESAKDK from the exons ATGTCCAAGAAAACAATATTCATCACCGGCTGCTCAGCCGACTCTCTCGGTGCATCTATCGCAATAGAGCTCGCCAAACAACAGCATTTCGTCTACGTCACAGCCCGCAATCTCTCAAAGATACCGACCTCGCTTGCAAGCCTCGCCAACGTCGCAGTCCTCAAACTAGATATATCATCACCCGACTCAATAGCCGAAGCAGTCAAGACTGTAAAAGAAGTAAATGAGCGTAATGGCCTCACAGGCATAGATGTCCTCATCAACAGCGCCGCAAGGGCGTACACAATGCCCATccaggacatggacatcgACGAGGCACGGAGGCTATTCGACACAAATGTCTGGGGCACTCTGCGCTTAATACAACATCTCTCACCTATGATTATTCCTAAAAAGGGCAGAATCGTCAACATTAGTAGCGTCGGGGCTGTGGTTAATACCCCCTGGCAGA GCACGTACTCTGCTTCAAAGGCAGCCTTGACGCGATACTCGGAAATTCTGCGCCATGAACTTGCGCCGTTTGGTGTGTCTGTGGTGACGGTCATGCTTGGCACGGTGGCCACTCAGTTTAAAACGAACGAGCCGATCCCAGATATACAACCTACGTCGCGCTATTTTCCGATCTTAGATACGATTACCAATTGGGCAAACGGGAGTGCTGGGCCGCAAGGAGGGCCGGTTcatgatgtggttgagagTTTGTTGCCGTATATTATTGAGGATGGACGAGGAGGCTTGGCGTGGATTGGGCATTACAGCACGATTATCCGTGTGTTATCGCATTGGGGACCTGCGTGGATTTTG GATAAAATGGTTACTCAGGACCAAGGGCtggtggagttgaaggcAGTTGAGAGCGCCAAGGACAAATAG
- a CDS encoding glycosyl hydrolase, family 92 protein (similar to Neosartorya fischeri NRRL 181 XP_001259637.1), which produces MAVVIPIDLYKSSPYDTSAMKMVPLWIIAIAGVAKAADLAQYALTSTGSTNGGNTFPGVSRPLGMVKLGPDLYTGSDSYSGYAPTGNFTGFTMLHESGTGGAPKYGVVSQMPVVGDVTNPLSDAMNDTRAKDDVTEVGYYKASLGSGTVLEMAATEKAGIYQYTFPNSKTKNVLVDVSHVLSSYRGQGLEQHYLAGNISVVPVKKGSKTLKYTGWGTYDNGWNRAAPWTVYFCGYFNTPFTYKTFLGKDKTTDHLAEFSNKSSYESKTARLGALFTFKDANVISRVGVSFISANQACSNVDAQIPEGTKLKDVRQQTRDVWNKDVFGKVTTSETNVTKLNQLYSALYFMHLLPTKKTGENPGWKSSEPYYDDIFTFWDTYRCTTPLLHILQPTYYEEFIRSLIDTYRHTGWISDARSSFANGAVQGGTNGDNVLADAYVKHVRGKVNWSDAYAAMLKNAETIPPNNNDPRDPTGGTAEGKSALPDYKQLGYITPKFSRSVSRAVEYSVNDFSLALVAAGLDKSSYETYFNRSHNWRNHWNKDISSHNFTGFLGPRNTTGFISQDALSCGGCYWRDYYYQALPWEYSFNAHHDLDTLMGYMGGRERFVDRLETTFQPGVYSGNKQFGNTIFNPGNEPSFTTPYLYNYAGRQDLSVKRSRFVAKSYYSPTKGGLPGNSDAGAMESWLLWNMIGLYPMTGTPVFLVGSPWFRDLKIQLGGGKVLEIESTGGDEDVFYVQSLKVNGKPWNKAWVDWKSVFAKGGKLEFVLGSKPVNWTTGELPPMLGGKKPDDAKVVIEQWLQ; this is translated from the exons ATGGCCGTAGTAATTCCAATTGACCTGTACAAATCCTCGCCGTATGATACAAGTGCTATGAAAATGGTTCCTCTGTGGATAATAGCAATTGCTGGCGTTGCAAAAGCAGCTGATCTAGCACAGTATGCGTTAACAAGT ACTGGCTCAACAAATGGCGGAAACACATTCCCCGGTGTCTCGAGACCACTCGGCATGGTGAAACTCGGGCCGGATCTATACACGGGCAGCGACTCATACTCTGGATACGCACCGACAGGCAACTTCACGGGTTTTACGATGCTCCATGAGAGTGGTACGGGCGGCGCACCAAAATACGGTGTCGTGTCGCAGATGCCAGTTGTTGGCGACGTGACTAATCCTCTCAGTGATGCTATGAATGATACTCGTGCCAAGGACGATGTCACAGAGGTGGGATACTACAAGGCTTCTCTTGGCTCCGGCACTGTCCTGGAAATGGCTGCGACTGAAAAGGCGGGTATATACCAGTATACTTtccccaacagcaagaccaagaatGTGCTGGTGGATGTGTCGCATGTGTTGTCTTCATATCGCGGCCAGGGACTCGAGCAGCATTATCTGGCTGGTAATATCAGCGTTGTGCCTGTGAAGAAGGGGAGTAAGACGCTCAAGTATACCGGCTGGGGAACCTACGACAAC GGATGGAATCGAGCCGCCCCCTGGACAGTCTACTTCTGCGGCTACTTCAACACACCCTTCACATACAAGACTTTCCTGggcaaagacaaaacaaCCGACCACTTGGCCGAATTCTCTAACAAATCAAGCTACGAGTCCAAAACCGCCCGCCTAGGAGCCCTGTTTACATTCAAAGACGCAAACGTCATCTCTCGTGTAGGcgtctccttcatctccgccAACCAGGCGTGCTCAAATGTAGACGCCCAGATTCCAGAGGGCACGAAACTCAAAGACGTGCGGCAGCAGACACGCGATGTCTGGAACAAAGACGTATTCGGCAAAGTGACCACTTCGGAAACAAACGTCACAAAGTTGAACCAGCTGTACTCTGCTCTATACTTTATGCATCTTCTCCCGACTAAGAAAACTGGTGAGAATCCAGGATGGAAGAGCAGCGAGCCTTATTACGATGATATATTCACATTCTGGGACACG TACAGATGTACAACCCCCCTGCTTCACATCCTCCAACCGACATATTATGAGGAATTCATCCGCTCTCTAATAGACACGTACCGCCACACGGGCTGGATCTCCGACGCCCGCTCCTCCTTCGCCAACGGCGCAGTGCAAGGCGGCACAAACGGCGACAACGTCCTCGCCGACGCATATGTAAAACACGTCCGCGGCAAAGTAAACTGGTCAGACGCATACGCCGCGATGCTCAAAAACGCAGAAACCATACCGCCCAACAACAACGATCCCAGAGATCCAACCGGTGGCACGGCAGAAGGTAAAAGCGCATTACCAGACTACAAGCAACTCGGCTACATCACGCCCAAGTTTTCGAGATCTGTCAGCCGCGCGGTAGAATA CTCGGTAAACGACTTTTCACTCGCGCTCGTGGCAGCAGGGCTCGACAAATCCAGCTACGAAACATACTTCAACCGCTCGCACAACTGGCGCAACCACTGGAACAAGGATATTTCGTCGCACAACTTCACGGGGTTTCTGGGCCCGCGCAACACAACCGGTTTTATAAGCCAGGATGCGCTCTCCTGCGGAGGCTGCTACTGGCGAGACTATTACTACCAGGCCTTACCGTGGGAGTACTCCTTCAATGCGCACCACGACCTCGACACGCTGATGGGATACATGGGCGGACGGGAGCGGTTTGTGGATCGTCTGGAAACGACGTTCCAGCCAGGAGTGTATTCTGGCAACAAGCAATTCGGCAACACAATCTTCAATCCGGGCAATGAGCCGAGTTTCACGACGCCCTATCTGTACAACTATGCGGGGAGGCAGGATCTTTCCGTGAAGAGGAGCAGGTTTGTGGCCAAGTCGTATTATTCACCTACAAAGGGCGGATTACCTGGGAATAGTGACGCCGGGGCCATGGAgtcgtggttgttgtggAACATGATTGGGTTGTATCCCATGACGGGGACGCCGGTGTTTCTCGTGGGATCGCCGTGGTTTAGGGATTTGAAGATTCAGCTTGGTGGGGGGAAGGTTCTTGAGATTGAGAGTACAGGcggtgatgaggatgtgTTTTATGTGCAGAGTTTGAAAGTGAATGGGAAGCCTTGGAATAAGGCGTGGGTTGACTGGAAGAGTGTGTTTGCAAAGGGTGGAAAGTTGGAGTTTGTGCTGGGTTCGAAGCCTGTGAATTGGACGACGGGGGAGTTGCCGCCTATGCTGGGAGGGAAGAAGCCTGATGATGCGAAGGTTGTCATTGAGCAGTGGCTGCAATGA